Proteins from one Aquila chrysaetos chrysaetos chromosome 5, bAquChr1.4, whole genome shotgun sequence genomic window:
- the USH1G gene encoding Usher syndrome type-1G protein isoform X1: protein MNDQYHRAARDGYLDLLKEATKKDLNSPDEDGMTPTLWAAYHGNLDALRLIVSRGGDPDKCDIWGNTPLHLAAANGHLNCLSFLISFGANIWCLDNDYHTPLDMAAMKGHMECVRYLDSIAAKQSSLNPKLVSKLKDKAFRDAERRIKDCVKLQKKHHERMEKRYRKEMSDNSDTMSFSSYSSSTLSKKFQQMSMVTSLPYSQATIHGTAKGKTKIQKKLEKKKQVDGTFKIYEDGRKSVRSLSGLQLGNDVMFVKQGTYASPKEWTRRNIRDMFLTDEDTVSRAISDPGLHMDSAHSEVSTDSGHDSLFNRPGLGTMVFRRNYVSSGLFGIGREDTGMLGDDNTDGVGVKLRSRLQRSPSLNDSIGSANSLQERNAEELPWDEVELGLDDDDEPDTSPLETFLASLHMFEFISILKKEKIDLEALMLCSDNDLKSINIPLGPRKKIVDAIQRRRQTLDKPDVIVDTEL from the exons ATGAATGACCAGTACCACCGAGCAGCCCGGGACGGCTACCTGGACCTCCTGAAGGAAGCCACCAAGAAGGACCTGAACTCGCCGGACGAGGATGGCATGACCCCGACCCTATGGGCCGCCTACCACGGCAACCTGGACGCCCTGCGCCTCATTGTCAGCAGAGG GGGCGATCCAGACAAATGTGACATCTGGGGGAACACCCCTCTCCACTTGGCAGCAGCCAACGGCCACCTGAactgcctttccttcctcatcTCTTTTGGGGCCAACATCTGGTGCCTGGACAATGACTACCACACCCCACTGGACATGGCAGCCATGAAGGGGCACATGGAGTGTGTGCGATACCTGGACTCTATTGCTGCCAAGCAGAGCAGCCTCAACCCCAAGCTGGTGAGCAAACTGAAGGACAAGGCCTTTCGGGATGCGGAGCGGAGGATTAAGGACTGCgtgaagctgcagaagaagcACCACGAAAGGATGGAGAAACGGTACAGAAAGGAGATGTCGGATAATTCGGATACCATGAGCTTCTCCAGCTATTCAAGTAGCACCTTAAGCAAGAAGTTCCAACAGATGTCTATGGTGACTTCCCTGCCATACTCACAAGCCACCATCCATGGCACAGCCAAGGGAAAGACGAAAATACAAAAGAAGCTAGAGAAGAAGAAGCAGGTGGACGGGACATTCAAGATCTACGAGGATGGGAGGAAAAGCGTGCGGTCTCTGTCTGGTCTGCAGCTGGGGAACGACGTCATGTTTGTGAAGCAGGGCACATACGCCAGCCCCAAGGAGTGGACTCGGCGTAATATCAGAGACATGTTCCTCACGGATGAAGACACTGTCTCCCGTGCCATAAGTGACCCAGGTTTGCACATGGACTCAGCCCATTCGGAAGTCAGCACTGACTCTGGCCACGACTCCTTGTTCAACCGCCCCGGGCTGGGCACCATGGTGTTCCGGCGCAACTACGTCAGCAGTGGGCTTTTTGGGATCGGCCGGGAGGACACTGGCATGCTGGGTGATGACAACACAGATGGGGTAGGTGTCAAACTGCGGAGCCGCCTGCAGCGCTCGCCAAGTCTCAACGATAGCATTGGCAGTGCCAACAGCCTGCAGGAGAGGAACGCGGAGGAGCTACCCTGGGATGAGGTGGAGCTGGGCTTAGATGATGATGACGAACCAGACACCAGCCCCTTGGAGACTTTTCTGGCTTCCCTGCACATGTTTGAGTTCATCTCCatcttgaagaaagaaaagattgacTTGGAGGCCCTCATGCTATGTTCAGACAATGACCTGAAGAGCATCAATATCCCATTGGGCCCCAGGAAAAAGATTGtggatgccatccagaggagACGACAAACTCTGGACAAGCCAGACGTCATTGTAGACACTGAACT ATAG
- the OTOP3 gene encoding proton channel OTOP3 encodes MSDNKASRQKPCHHCKSRPASAPPDTSTIHYEKFWLYRHCSSVQQRDRQAQKAGQLFSGLLAMNVVFLGSAFISSVIFNHVAITLADVWILLSILKVLCVSWIIYYLLGTSRQPHAVLYRDSHAGPIWIRGSVLLFGSFSILLNVFHIGYSAVLIQCKSRVEIVFPSIEILFICTQAFFLWRHSKDCIQVQHNFTRCGLMLTIATNLLLWLLAVTNDTIHMEIESQLREVEQRFAGNETTSCTCPNTTICKVFQKGYILLYPFNTEYCLVCCSVLYVMWKNVGRRINHHHVPHIKPKFKLQGVVFGPLLGAAAVIIGICVFMMYQIQATGSAANRQVFVMYYSYYIVLLPLMSVGAVIGTIIHALEKRELDTLKNPTRSLDVILLMGAALGQIGMSYFSIVALVATDPRDLLNSLILSYSVLLIFQNITQNVFIIDGLHRQPSVAATEARHTGHARQHAVASELPGKEENTTSSKQEHTQVSPDKEEEIEEEQNHEAYDQRRVSMLELGQEIRKVSLSYIHSYSHLSWKRRALREISFFLVLCNIILWIMPTFGAHPVFENGLEKSFYGYSTWFAIVNFGLPLGVFYRMHSVGGLLEVYITA; translated from the exons ATGTCGGACAACAAAGCCTCAAGGCAAAAGCCCTGCCACCACTGCAAGAGCAGGCCAGCGTCAGCCCCACCAGACACCTCCACGATCCACTATGAGAAGTTCTGGCTGTACCGTCACTGCTCTTCAGTGCAGCAGAGGGACAGGCAAGCTCAGAAAGCTGGGCAGCTCTTCTCAGGGCTGCTGGCCATGAACGTGGTGTTTCTGGGCAGCGCCTTCATCAGCAGCGTGATTTTCAACCACGTGGCCATCACACTGGCAGACGTCTGGATCCTGCTCTCCATCCTCAAGGTCTTGTGCGTGTCCTGGATTATCTACTACCTGCTGGGCACCAGTCGGCAGCCGCACGCAGTGCTGTACCGGGATTCCCACGCTGGGCCGATCTGGATTAGGG GGTCAGTGCTGCTGTTCGGCAGTTTCAGCATCCTCCTGAACGTGTTTCACATCGGCTACAGTGCAGTTCTCATCCAGTGCAAATCCAGGGTGGAAATTGTGTTCCCCAGCATTGaaatcctttttatttgcaCCCAG gctttttttctgtggcgTCACTCCAAGGACTGCATTCAAGTCCAGCACAACTTCACCAG gtgTGGGCTGATGTTGACCATAGCCACTAACCTCCTCCTCTGGCTCTTGGCCGTGACTAATGACACCATTCACATGGAGATTGAGTCTCAACTGCGTGAGGTGGAGCAGCGATTTGCAG GCAATGAGACTACCTCGTGCACATGCCCAAACACAACTATCTGCAAAGTCTTCCAGAAGGGCTACATCCTGCTCTACCCCTTCAACACTGAGTACTGCCTCGTCTGCTGCTCCGTGCTGTACGTCATGTGGAAGAACGTGGGGAGACGCATCAATCACCACCACGTCCCTCACATCAAGCCCAAGTTCAAGCTCCAAGGGGTGGTCTTTGGGCCACTGCTGGGCGCCGCTGCTGTAATCATCGGGATCTGTGTCTTCATGATGTACCAGATTCAGGCCACCGGCTCAGCCGCCAACCGCCAGGTCTTCGTGATGTATTATTCCTACTACATTGTGCTCCTGCCCCTGATGAGTGTGGGCGCAGTGATTGGGACAATCATCCATGCCTTGGAAAAAAGGGAGCTGGACACGCTGAAGAATCCAACCCGCAGCCTGGATGTGATCCTGTTGATGGGGGCAGCCCTCGGCCAAATTGGCATGTCCTACTTCTCCATTGTTGCCCTTGTGGCCACTGACCCCAGGGACCTGTTGAACAGTCTCATCCTGTCCTATTCTGTCCTCCTCATTTTTCAGAACATCACCCAGAATGTCTTCATCATCGATGGGCTTCACCGGCAGCCCTCTGTAGCAGCAACTGAGGCCAGACACACAGGACACGCTAGGCAGCATGCAGTGGCTTCAGAGCTACCtggcaaagaggaaaacacaacaagcAGCAAACAGGAGCACACACAGGTATCTCctgacaaagaggaagaaattgaaGAGGAGCAGAATCATGAAGCCTATGACCAGAGACGAGTGAGCATGCTAGAGCTAGGACAGGAGATCCGGAAAGTTTCTCTGTCCTATATCCATAGCTACTCTCACCTGAGTTGGAAGAGAAGAGCATTAAGGGAGATTTCATTCTTCTTGGTTTTGTGCAACATCATA CTGTGGATCATGCCTACATTTGGGGCTCACCCTGTCTTCGAGAATGGACTGGAAAAATCATTTTACGGCTACTCCACCTGGTTTGCAATCGTGAACTTTGGCCTCCCACTGGGTGTGTTCTACCGAATGCACTCCGTCGGGGGACTCCTGGAGGTCTACATCACAGCCTGA
- the OTOP2 gene encoding proton channel OTOP2 isoform X2 — MTEEPRRKDSEIRHPNSTMGCGHKDDKASLASSQIASFSHQPHQPLSTPASKEVWKKGGRMFSILLAVHLALLACTLVSSGAFEKIAVHDYDVFFLLTVMMLIVIIWIIFYLVGTSRGPDAILCKDSHAGPIWLRGGLILFAIFSLVMDVFKIGYYSSFYSCLSAIKIIYPIVQAIFVVIQTYFLWISAKDCVHVHLNVTRCGLMLTLTTNLAVWMSAVTDESVHKAHSKLKKNMTEEIFRWILKAGMRSSSAEECNCNSQICQIFKNGYFWLYPFNIEYSLFASAMVYVMWKNVGRIIDHHSHHIHHLKFRLFRRTFFVGIMLGLIILVSGLGVLIVYEVQVNSSTESSKKSQALTMYYIFNIVCLGLMSLVCIGGSVIYRFDKRDMDRHKNPTRTLDVALLMGAALGQYAISYYSIVAIVASTPRDAISALNLTYALLMIAQHTFQNIFIIEGLHRQPPKEDHKHDSHQKDLYGLTFVNINAVSLRVPDSGSTLAPSTASGTEAIHPSELVRSLTAPKKMNWRRKFLREISMFLLLSNIILWIMPAFGARPQFDNDTELNFYGDSMWPAIVDICLPFGIFYRMHAVASLLEVYIMS; from the exons ATGACCGAAGAGCCCAGGCGGAAGGACAGCGAGATCAGACACCCCAACTCCACCATGGGCTGCGGACACAAGGATGATAAAGCCAGCCTGGCTTCGAGCCAGATAGCGTCTTTCAGCCACCAGCCTCATCAGCCCCTCTCCACTCCTGCCTCCAAGGAAGTGTGGAAAAAGGGCGGCCGCATGTTCTCCATCCTGCTGGCTGTGCACTTAGCCCTGCTGGCCTGCACGCTGGTGAGCAGCGGGGCTTTTGAGAAGATTGCCGTGCACGATTACGATGTCTTCTTCCTGCTGACCGTCATGATGCTGATAGTCATCATATGGATCATCTTCTACCTCGTCGGCACCTCCCGAGGCCCGGATGCCATCCTCTGCAAAGATTCCCACGCTGGGCCCATCTGGCTGAGAG GAGGCCTGATCCTATTTGCCATTTTCAGCCTTGTCATGGATGTGTTCAAAATAGGATATTACTCAAGCTTCTACAGCTGCCTGTCTGCGATCAAAATAATCTACCCCATTGTGCAAGCAATATTCGTGGTTATCCAG ACATACTTCCTGTGGATCTCTGCCAAAGACTGCGTCCACGTACACCTGAACGTTACCAG gTGCGGCTTGATGCTAACGCTGACTACAAACTTAGCAGTGTGGATGTCAGCAGTGACAGATGAGTCCGTTCACAAAGCGCATTCAAAGTTGAAGAAGAACATGACAGAGGAAATCTTCAGATGGATCCTGAAAG CGGGAATGAGAAGTAGCTCAGCCGAAGAATGCAATTGCAACAGCCAGATCTGCCAGATCTTCAAGAACGGCTACTTTTGGCTGTACCCCTTTAACATTGAGTACAGTCTCTTTGCCTCTGCCATGGTCTACGTCATGTGGAAGAATGTTGGACGCATCATAGACCACCACTCCCACCACATTCATCACCTGAAGTTCAGGCTCTTCCGAAGGACCTTCTTTGTAGGCATCATGTTGGGCCTCATCATTCTGGTGAGTGGTTTGGGAGTCCTTATAGTTTATGAGGTGCAGGTAAATTCCAGCACTGAATCCAGCAAGAAGAGCCAAGCACTCACCATGTACTACATCTTCAACATTGTTTGTCTGGGCCTGATGTCTCTTGTCTGCATCGGTGGCTCAGTCATCTACCGGTTtgacaagagagacatggatcGGCACAAGAACCCAACCAGGACCCTGGACGTGGCCCTGCTGATGGGTGCAGCCTTGGGGCAGTACGCTATTTCTTACTACTCCATTGTGGCCATTGTAGCCAGCACACCAAGGGACGCTATCAGCGCTCTCAACCTCACCTATGCTCTCCTAATGATTGCTCAGCACACCTTCCAGAACATCTTCATTATTGAAGGCCTTCATCGGCAACCCCCCAAGGAAGACCACAAGCATGATTCTCACCAGAAGGATCTCTACGGACTCACCTTTGTCAACATCAACGCAGTGTCCCTCCGTGTGCCCGACAGCGGCAGCACCTTGGCCCCTAGCACTGCCTCTGGCACTGAAGCCATCCATCCTTCCGAGCTCGTGCGGTCCCTCACCGCCCCCAAGAAGATGAACTGGAGGAGGAAGTTCTTAAGGGAGATCTCCATGTTCCTCCTGCTGAGCAATATCATA CTCTGGATCATGCCAGCTTTTGGTGCCCGGCCCCAGTTTGATAATGACacagaactgaatttttatgGTGATTCCATGTGGCCGGCCATCGTGGACATTTGCCTGCCCTTTGGGATCTTCTACCGAATGCATGCAGTGGCCAGTTTGCTGGAGGTCTACATCATGTCCTAA
- the OTOP2 gene encoding proton channel OTOP2 isoform X1: MTEEPRRKDSEIRHPNSTMGCGHKDDKASLASSQIASFSHQPHQPLSTPASKEVWKKGGRMFSILLAVHLALLACTLVSSGAFEKIAVHDYDVFFLLTVMMLIVIIWIIFYLVGTSRGPDAILCKDSHAGPIWLRGGLILFAIFSLVMDVFKIGYYSSFYSCLSAIKIIYPIVQAIFVVIQTYFLWISAKDCVHVHLNVTRCGLMLTLTTNLAVWMSAVTDESVHKAHSKLKKNMTEEIFRWILKAGMRSSSAEECNCNSQICQIFKNGYFWLYPFNIEYSLFASAMVYVMWKNVGRIIDHHSHHIHHLKFRLFRRTFFVGIMLGLIILVSGLGVLIVYEVQVNSSTESSKKSQALTMYYIFNIVCLGLMSLVCIGGSVIYRFDKRDMDRHKNPTRTLDVALLMGAALGQYAISYYSIVAIVASTPRDAISALNLTYALLMIAQHTFQNIFIIEGLHRQPPKEDHKHDSHQKDLYGLTFVNINAVSLRVPDSGSTLAPSTASGTEAIHPSELVRSLTAPKKMNWRRKFLREISMFLLLSNIIVSTCREESLSGWGRGKQAQGRGVCEGKDAAHAKTVLSVPPLYRKHTYLYLYVWRAAIPLSHKSKSNCPGVKTF, translated from the exons ATGACCGAAGAGCCCAGGCGGAAGGACAGCGAGATCAGACACCCCAACTCCACCATGGGCTGCGGACACAAGGATGATAAAGCCAGCCTGGCTTCGAGCCAGATAGCGTCTTTCAGCCACCAGCCTCATCAGCCCCTCTCCACTCCTGCCTCCAAGGAAGTGTGGAAAAAGGGCGGCCGCATGTTCTCCATCCTGCTGGCTGTGCACTTAGCCCTGCTGGCCTGCACGCTGGTGAGCAGCGGGGCTTTTGAGAAGATTGCCGTGCACGATTACGATGTCTTCTTCCTGCTGACCGTCATGATGCTGATAGTCATCATATGGATCATCTTCTACCTCGTCGGCACCTCCCGAGGCCCGGATGCCATCCTCTGCAAAGATTCCCACGCTGGGCCCATCTGGCTGAGAG GAGGCCTGATCCTATTTGCCATTTTCAGCCTTGTCATGGATGTGTTCAAAATAGGATATTACTCAAGCTTCTACAGCTGCCTGTCTGCGATCAAAATAATCTACCCCATTGTGCAAGCAATATTCGTGGTTATCCAG ACATACTTCCTGTGGATCTCTGCCAAAGACTGCGTCCACGTACACCTGAACGTTACCAG gTGCGGCTTGATGCTAACGCTGACTACAAACTTAGCAGTGTGGATGTCAGCAGTGACAGATGAGTCCGTTCACAAAGCGCATTCAAAGTTGAAGAAGAACATGACAGAGGAAATCTTCAGATGGATCCTGAAAG CGGGAATGAGAAGTAGCTCAGCCGAAGAATGCAATTGCAACAGCCAGATCTGCCAGATCTTCAAGAACGGCTACTTTTGGCTGTACCCCTTTAACATTGAGTACAGTCTCTTTGCCTCTGCCATGGTCTACGTCATGTGGAAGAATGTTGGACGCATCATAGACCACCACTCCCACCACATTCATCACCTGAAGTTCAGGCTCTTCCGAAGGACCTTCTTTGTAGGCATCATGTTGGGCCTCATCATTCTGGTGAGTGGTTTGGGAGTCCTTATAGTTTATGAGGTGCAGGTAAATTCCAGCACTGAATCCAGCAAGAAGAGCCAAGCACTCACCATGTACTACATCTTCAACATTGTTTGTCTGGGCCTGATGTCTCTTGTCTGCATCGGTGGCTCAGTCATCTACCGGTTtgacaagagagacatggatcGGCACAAGAACCCAACCAGGACCCTGGACGTGGCCCTGCTGATGGGTGCAGCCTTGGGGCAGTACGCTATTTCTTACTACTCCATTGTGGCCATTGTAGCCAGCACACCAAGGGACGCTATCAGCGCTCTCAACCTCACCTATGCTCTCCTAATGATTGCTCAGCACACCTTCCAGAACATCTTCATTATTGAAGGCCTTCATCGGCAACCCCCCAAGGAAGACCACAAGCATGATTCTCACCAGAAGGATCTCTACGGACTCACCTTTGTCAACATCAACGCAGTGTCCCTCCGTGTGCCCGACAGCGGCAGCACCTTGGCCCCTAGCACTGCCTCTGGCACTGAAGCCATCCATCCTTCCGAGCTCGTGCGGTCCCTCACCGCCCCCAAGAAGATGAACTGGAGGAGGAAGTTCTTAAGGGAGATCTCCATGTTCCTCCTGCTGAGCAATATCATAGTGAGTACATGCAGAGAGGAGAGTTTGtcagggtgggggagagggaagcaaGCACAAGGGAGAGGTGTCTGTGAAGGAAAGGATGCGGCCCACGCAAAAACAGTCCTTTCTGTGCCTCCGCTATACAGAAAGCATACTTACTTATATTTGTATGTGTGGAGAGCTGCGATTCCCTTGTCACATAAAAGCAAGAGCAACTGCCCTGGAGTTAAGACATTTTAG
- the USH1G gene encoding Usher syndrome type-1G protein isoform X2 produces MNDQYHRAARDGYLDLLKEATKKDLNSPDEDGMTPTLWAAYHGNLDALRLIVSRGGDPDKCDIWGNTPLHLAAANGHLNCLSFLISFGANIWCLDNDYHTPLDMAAMKGHMECVRYLDSIAAKQSSLNPKLVSKLKDKAFRDAERRIKDCVKLQKKHHERMEKRYRKEMSDNSDTMSFSSYSSSTLSKKFQQMSMVTSLPYSQATIHGTAKGKTKIQKKLEKKKQVDGTFKIYEDGRKSVRSLSGLQLGNDVMFVKQGTYASPKEWTRRNIRDMFLTDEDTVSRAISDPGLHMDSAHSEVSTDSGHDSLFNRPGLGTMVFRRNYVSSGLFGIGREDTGMLGDDNTDGVGVKLRSRLQRSPSLNDSIGSANSLQERNAEELPWDEVELGLDDDDEPDTSPLETFLASLHMFEFISILKKEKIDLEALMLCSDNDLKSINIPLGPRKKIVDAIQRRRQTLDKPDVIVDTEL; encoded by the exons ATGAATGACCAGTACCACCGAGCAGCCCGGGACGGCTACCTGGACCTCCTGAAGGAAGCCACCAAGAAGGACCTGAACTCGCCGGACGAGGATGGCATGACCCCGACCCTATGGGCCGCCTACCACGGCAACCTGGACGCCCTGCGCCTCATTGTCAGCAGAGG GGGCGATCCAGACAAATGTGACATCTGGGGGAACACCCCTCTCCACTTGGCAGCAGCCAACGGCCACCTGAactgcctttccttcctcatcTCTTTTGGGGCCAACATCTGGTGCCTGGACAATGACTACCACACCCCACTGGACATGGCAGCCATGAAGGGGCACATGGAGTGTGTGCGATACCTGGACTCTATTGCTGCCAAGCAGAGCAGCCTCAACCCCAAGCTGGTGAGCAAACTGAAGGACAAGGCCTTTCGGGATGCGGAGCGGAGGATTAAGGACTGCgtgaagctgcagaagaagcACCACGAAAGGATGGAGAAACGGTACAGAAAGGAGATGTCGGATAATTCGGATACCATGAGCTTCTCCAGCTATTCAAGTAGCACCTTAAGCAAGAAGTTCCAACAGATGTCTATGGTGACTTCCCTGCCATACTCACAAGCCACCATCCATGGCACAGCCAAGGGAAAGACGAAAATACAAAAGAAGCTAGAGAAGAAGAAGCAGGTGGACGGGACATTCAAGATCTACGAGGATGGGAGGAAAAGCGTGCGGTCTCTGTCTGGTCTGCAGCTGGGGAACGACGTCATGTTTGTGAAGCAGGGCACATACGCCAGCCCCAAGGAGTGGACTCGGCGTAATATCAGAGACATGTTCCTCACGGATGAAGACACTGTCTCCCGTGCCATAAGTGACCCAGGTTTGCACATGGACTCAGCCCATTCGGAAGTCAGCACTGACTCTGGCCACGACTCCTTGTTCAACCGCCCCGGGCTGGGCACCATGGTGTTCCGGCGCAACTACGTCAGCAGTGGGCTTTTTGGGATCGGCCGGGAGGACACTGGCATGCTGGGTGATGACAACACAGATGGGGTAGGTGTCAAACTGCGGAGCCGCCTGCAGCGCTCGCCAAGTCTCAACGATAGCATTGGCAGTGCCAACAGCCTGCAGGAGAGGAACGCGGAGGAGCTACCCTGGGATGAGGTGGAGCTGGGCTTAGATGATGATGACGAACCAGACACCAGCCCCTTGGAGACTTTTCTGGCTTCCCTGCACATGTTTGAGTTCATCTCCatcttgaagaaagaaaagattgacTTGGAGGCCCTCATGCTATGTTCAGACAATGACCTGAAGAGCATCAATATCCCATTGGGCCCCAGGAAAAAGATTGtggatgccatccagaggagACGACAAACTCTGGACAAGCCAGACGTCATTGTAGACACTGAACTGTAA